CCGCCCGGACCGGCGAAGTTTTCCACTTGTGGTGGCACCCGCATAATTTTGGGGCGAATTTGGCCGAAAACATGGCGGTGCTGCGGCGCATTGCCGACCATTTTCGGTATTTGGAGACCCGTTATGGCATGGAAACTTTGGGCATGGCCGACGTGGTCACCCGTCTCCCCTCCTTACCAAACCTTCCCGCTGCATGAGCACTGCTTCTGAATACGCCGGCAAAAACATCGTGATGCTGGCCGGGCCGGGCGAATCAACCAACATTCTATTTCACGCCTTGGACGCGGCGTTTGGCGTCCACCGCATCATCGTTGAAACTACAGTCAGTCAAAAACAGCTGCTAACGCGCCGTGCCGAGAAGCTGGGCTGGGGCACCGTGCTGGGGCAAATTGCTTTCAAGTTGGCCATTGCCGGTCCCCTGAGCCGCGCGGCGCAGCCCCGCTTACAGCACCTGCGGCAAGCACATGGCTTAAACAACGCGCCCTTGCCGCCTGACCGCACCATCCAAGTGTCGTCGGTGAATGCCCCGGAGGCTCTCTTGGCTCTACAGGCCTTGAGCCCCGACGTGGTGGTAGTAAATGGCACCCGCATCATTGCCAAGCGGGTGCTGACGGGAGTGCCGTGCCCATTCATCAATACCCACGCGGGCATCACCCCGCTCTACCGGGGAGTGCACGGTGGCTACTGGGCCCTGGCCAATGATGACACAGCCCACTGCGGCGTGTCGGTACACCTAGTGGATGCTGGCATCGACACGGGCGGTATCATCGCCCAAGCCTTGATTCAGCCCGAAGCGGAGGATAATTTTGCTACGTATCCGCTGTTGCAACTCATCGCCGGCCTCCCGCTACTGAAGAAAGCGGTGCAGGCAGCTTTGCAAGGAGGAATTCGCCTCCAGTCCGCTCCTGAAGGCCAGTCGCGTCTGTGGTCGCACCCCACCTGGGCCGAGTACCGGGCCAATCGGCAGCGCAACGGAACGCGGTAAGAGAGGCTAGGCAGGCAGGGCCCGCCGCCGGGTTGCCGGGGCCCGGCGGTGAGCCTTTTCGGCGTCGAGCATGCTTTGCAGGATATACAATCCGCTTAGGTAAAACGGAATCATTGGAATTTTGTAGCGCACCAAAGTGCCAAAATTAGCGCTGATAATGGCCACCGAAGCCGCAAAAATCAGCGAAAACACAAAGCACATCACTAGTACCGGCGTGGTAGCCACAAACTTTATGGTGGCTACCACGCCGGTGCGCCAAAATATGCGGAGCGTAAAAATCAGGAAAAATCCCGCTTCCAGCGCCGAGAGCAGCATGATGGGGTTGCGGGCTTCAAAAATCATCGGCCGGAACAGGGCCGTGAAAATGGCCTGTGGGGCCAGCTTTACCATGCCGCCGATGGTGCCGTCTTGTGCGCCTAGGTTGTAGGCCGAGCCGTTCTGTTTTACGCTGGTTTCATATAAGTAGTCAGCCGTGATTTTACTGCGTTCGCCTAACTTATCCACATCATATTTATCATCGCCCTTGGTGAGGTTGGTGGCAGCATAAACGGCGATGAGCCCGCCCACTACGAAGAATACGGGCTTGGCCAGCACCCGTACGGTTTGGTTTTAATAAGGGCGTTGTTCTCATTGAACACCCACAACAGGGCCCCTGGCAGGAAGCACAGCAAAATATAAACCTTGATAGACAACAAAGCATAAGCAGCCAAAAAACCAATGGCGGCGGCCTGTGGAATGCCACGCTTCTGGATGGCCCCCCGGTACAGGGCATAGAAAAGCCAGCCCAGGGCCCCCATTGCCAGCGAGTCCTTCATGAGCCCCGAGCCCCAAAAAAACATCGATGGGATGTAGAAGATGGCCCAGGCCAGCTGCTTGTACACGTGAGGCCGAATTTTGGCAAACGTAACGTACATCGCCCACAAGCCGCTAAAGCTGGTGGCGGCAAAAAACAGGGCGATGACGGTGTAGCAGTTAAAACAAAACAGTCCAAAGAAGGCCGCGACGCGCACTGTCGCGTACTCGGCGGAGTGGGGCTGGTGCCAGTACATTTGGGCCACGTATTTGGCGGTAGCGGGGTCGGTGCTGCCCCCGTTGTCAAGCAGCAGTTTTATCCCTGCGCTGAAAGAGTCGCCAAAGGCAGAATTGATGATTTGGGTATGGTAGAAGTAATTGTAAGTGTCGCCTCCGTTGTAGTAAAACTGGTAGATTAGGCCCAGGGCAATGGCCCCGACGAACTTGAGCGTGAGGGCCGGGATGAAAAACTGCTTGGTGAACTGATTGGTGACCCGCGCGCGGATGCCGAACGCTACGGCATAGAAAATGCCGAGGTAGAGCGGGGTCAGGAAGAGGTCGGAAAGCTCCATAATCGGCTTAGCTCTTGTTCTTTTTCAGCCACGTGGTGGCTTCTTTGTACTGCTCTGATTTGTGGTCGGCAATGTCTTTCACGACCGTGTAGTAGCGCCGGGCGGTGGCCAGCTCGCGCTCCTTGTCGGCTAGGCGGGCCAGGTTGGCGTTGGCGAAAAGGTAGAAGCCGCCGCTGGTGTCGCCGCTGCTTTCCGAAAACACGATGCAGCGCTGGTAGTAGTCGCGGGCCTTGGCCGCGTCGCGGTAGCGGTACTGCATGAGGTAGCCGAGGAAGTAGCTGGCGTAGCGCCCGCTGATGGCCTCGTAGCCGGGCAGGCCCTGGTTTATTTTCGCCAGGATTTCCTTGCTCACCCGCTCGCACTCCACAAACTCGCCTTGGTCGTAGGCCAGCAGGGCATAGAAGCGCTGGAAGTAGCCATTGTCGGGAAAGGTGGCGGCCAGCTGCTTTGCCACGGGCAGGGCCTCGGCGCTGTTATTCTCTTCGGTTTTGAGGATGCCCATCAGGAACACCTTGGCCTCGGTGGCGGTGTAGAAGCCGGTGGTGGCCACGGTGCGCAACTGCTGAAGCCCCAGTTCTTTATTGCCCTTGGGGAAGAACAGCAGGACCGGCCGCAGCAGCGGGTAGTTGTTGGGAATCCAGACGGCGTAGTAGTTAAACAGGGCCTGGCCAAACAGGAATTCCGGGCTGAGGCCGTTGGCTTCCTGGCTTTTCTGCAGGTAGCTCAGGGCCCGCTTGCTGTCGACGGTGGCCAGGCGCCAGTCGTGGCGCTCGGCGTGCAGGCGGGCGCTGAAGCCGTAGGCCGCCGCCAGGAAAAACGTGGCTTCGTAGTTCTGCTTATCGGCCTTGTAGAGGGCCTCGGCCTTGGTGATGGCCGAGTCCATGTAAGCGAAAAACGGCCGGTCGTACGCCTTGGTCTGGAAGCTGGTGGGGCGAATTTTCCACCACGTGTTCAGGCCCAGCATGAGGTAGGCGAGGGGGTGCTCGGGGTAGCGCCGCTTGAGGGAGCGGAACTGCTTCTCGGCCCGGTCGTACTTGAAATTGTAGAGGTTGTGCACGGCCCCGTCGAGCTCCTGCTGAATGTCCTTATTGAGCAGCAGCCAGCCCTTCGTGTCGATGGCCTGGGGAGACACGGCCACGCTGTCGAGGTGCACCACGCGCATGGCGCCGCGGCGGCGAACTGTGTCGGCCGTTTGGGCCCGGGCCACCAGTGGGCCCAACAACAGCAAGCCCCAACAGAAAAGCAATCGAACCATAGAGAAGAGCGGGGGAACAGGGCCCCGGGAAAACCGGCGGGTGCCGGCCGGGGCCCTAAAGTACGGACTCTGGCCTAGCTTTGGGCCAATTTCCTCCGGCCCATGCAACTGCTCGAAACCCTGTGCCGCATCGCGGCGCCGTCCGGCCACGAAGGCCCGCTGACGGCCTTTGTGCTTGATTACGTGCAACAAAACCAAGCCAAGTGGCAGCACCAGCCCCAGGTGCTGGCCGGCGAGGGCTTCCAGGATTGCGTGGTGCTGGTGTTCGGGCAGCCGCGCACGGCCGTGTTTGCGCACCTCGACAGCATCGGCTTCACGGTGCGCTACGGCCGGCAGCTGGTGGCCATTGGGGGCCCCGAAACCCACGCCGGTTATCGCCTGGTGGGCCACGATGCAGAAGGGGAGATTGATTGTGCGCTGACCATCAACGAGGAAACCGAAACCTTGGGCTACGAGTTCAGCCGCGAGCTGCCCCGCGGCACCGAGCTGACGTTCCGCTGCGACTTCCGCGAAACCGAGACAACGGTGCAAAGCTGCTACCTCGACAACCGCCTGGGGGTGTGGACGGCCCTGCGCCTGTGCGAAACGCTGGAGCACGGCGTCATTGCTTTTTCGTGCGGCGAGGAGCACGGCGGCGGCACGGTGCCGTTCCTGGCCCAGTACATCTACGACACCTACGGCGTGCGCCAGGCCCTGATTTGCGACATTACATGGGTGACCGAGGGCGTGCACTTGGGCCAGGGCTGCGTGATTTCGCTGCGCGACTCCCTCATCCCGCGCCGCGCCTACGTGGACCGCGTCCGGGCCATTGCCGCGCGGGCGGGCATTGCGGTGCAGCTGGAGGTGGAAGACATCGGCGGTTCTGACGCCAAGGAGCTGCAGCGCGCCGCCCAGCCCTGGGACTGGTGCTTCGTGGGGGCCCCCGAAGACCACGTGCACACCCCCGACGAGCTGGTGGATAAGCGCGACATTGCCAGCATGTTGGCCCTCTACCAAGTGCTGTTGCGCGAGCTCTAATACTTGCCTACATTTACCGGCACTCCTCTTCATTCCCACCTAATATCCTGCCGGTATGACCCCTTACCTCTACGCGGTGCCCGCGCTGGGCGTGTTTGCTTTGTTTTATACCTGGGTGCGGGCCGGCTGGGTGGCCCGGCAAGATGCTGGCAATGAGCGCATGACCACCATTGCCGGCTACATTGCCGACGGAGCCATTGCCTTTTTACGGGCCGAATACAAAGTGCTGGGCCTGTTTGGGCTGATTGCTGGGGCCTTCCTGTTTTACCTGGGGAGCACCAGCGGCAATTCCAGCCCGGTCATCGTCATTGCCTTCGTTATCGGAGGCGTATTTTCGGCGCTGGCGGGCTTTATTGGGATGAAGATTGCCACCAAGGCCAACGTGCGCACCGCCCAAGCGGCCCGCACTAGCCTGGCCACGGCCTTGAACGTGTCTTTTTCGGGCGGTTCGGTGATGGGCATGGGCGTGGCGGGCCTTGCCGTGTTAGGGCTGGGGTCCCTTTTTATTGTGTTTTATAAAATGTTTGTGCCCAGCGGCCTGGCTAATGGGCAGGAGATGGAAAAGGCCCTGGAAGTCCTCACCGGCTTCTCGCTCGGGGCCGAGAGCATTGCCCTGTTTGCCCGCGTGGGCGGCGGCATCTATACCAAAGCGGCCGACGTGGGGGCCGACCTCGTGGGGAAGGTCGAAGCCGGCATTCCGGAGGACGACCCGCGCAACCCCGCCACCATTGCCGACAACGTGGGCGACAACGTGGGCGACGTGGCCGGCATGGGGGCCGATTTGTTCGGCTCGTACGTGGCTACCATCTTGGCCACCATGGTGCTGGGGCGCGAGGTGCAGCTGGGCAGCGCCGACCATTTTGGGGGCCTGTCGCCCATTTTCCTGCCGATGGCCATTGCCGGCATGGGCATTCTGGCCTCGCTTGTCGGCATTTTGTGCGTGCGGGTGAAGGAGGGCGGCAACGTGCAGGGGGCCCTAAACCTGGGTAACTACATTTCGGTCGTTGTTTCCGCCGTGGCCTCTTATGGCCTCATCGCGTGGATTTTGCCTACTGGGGCCCTCACCATTCGCGGCGTGACTTTCGACGCGCTGCACGTGTTCTACGCCGTGTTGGTAGGCTTGGGCGTGGGCACGCTGATGAGCATCATCACTGAATACTACACGGCCATGGGCAAGCGCCCGGTAAATAGCATCGTGCAGCAAAGCAGCACGGGCCACGCCACCACCGTGATTGGGGGCCTGGCCGTGGGCATGGAAAGCACGGTGCTGCCCATTCTGGTGCTGGCGGCGGGCATTGTACTGAGCTTCCGAGCCGCGGGCCTGTACGGCGTGGCCATTGCCGCGGCCGGCATGATGGCCACTACGGCCATGCAGCTGGCCATCGACGCCTTTGGGCCCATTGCCGATAACGCCGGCGGCATCGCCGAGATGAGTGAGCTGCCCAAGGAAGTGCGTGAGCGCACCGATATCCTGGACGCGGTGGGCAACACCACGGCCGCCACTGGCAAGGGCTTCGCCATCGCCTCGGCCGCCCTTACGTCGCTGGCCTTGTTCGCAGCGTTCATGGGCACGGCGCACATCGACACCATCGACATCAGCAACGCCGACGTGCTGGCGGGCTTGTTTGTGGGAGCCATGATTCCGTTCATCTTTTCGGGCCTAGCCATCGCCGCCGTGGGCCGTGCTGCGATGGCGATGGTGCAGGAGGTGCGCCGCCAGTTCCGCGAGATTCCGGGCATCATGGAAGGCACGGCCCGGCCCGAGTACGAGAAGTGCGTGGCCATCTCGACCGCTGCCGCCATCCGCGAAATGATTTTGCCGGGGGCCATTGCCCTGCTCTCGCCCATCCTCGTGGGCTTCCTATTCGGCCCAAAGGTGCTCGGCGGCCTGCTGGCCGGCGTCACGGTGAGCGGCGTGCTGATGGCCATCTTCCAGAGCAACGCGGGCGGGGCCTGGGACAACGCCAAGAAGTCGTTCGAGAAAGGCGTGCTGGTGAACGGCGTGATGCAATACAAAGGCTCCGACGCCCACAAGGCTTCCGTGACCGGCGACACCGTGGGCGACCCGTTCAAGGACACGTCGGGGCCCAGCATGAACATCCTCATCAAGCTTATGAGCATCGTGTCGCTGGTCATCGCCCCGCACATCGCCGAGCACGCTGGGGGCCCCGGGGCCGCCGCCGCGCCCGCGCCGCTGCACTTCGAGCAAGCCTTCCGCCCCCGCATGCACTACTCCGAAACGCTGGTGCCCGCCGCGGCCCGCCTGCTGCGCACGGCCCTGCACCAGGAGTAGGTCATGACCACGGATTTAGCGGAGTGGGCGGATGGGTTGGATTTCGGGGACAATTGGCCGGCGGTGGCTGGGGCCCCAGGGTGGGGCCCGGTAATCGTTAGGTGCTTCATGCTTGATTCCAGGGAGGCATTTCGTGCTTCTTTAGCCGCTCGTGGCCTTGAATGAGCATCATTGATTGACCCTGGGCATCGGCTAGGACAGCCCAGCGATTACCGGGCAGGCGGCAAAATGCCGCCCGCCCGGCGCGGCCCTGCCTGGGGGCCCCAACGGGGCCTAGCCAATCGTCCCCAAAATCCGATTCATCCGCCTAATCCGATAAATCCGTGGTTATGACAGTAGCTTTGCGGTTCAATTTTTCCCCGCACCGCATGGGCTCATCCCCCAACATTACCCTCCACGACAAAGCGTTTCGCCCGTATTTATCGGCCGCTGAGCTGGCCACGGCCGTCGAGGAGCTGGCCGCCCGCCTTAGTGCCGACTACGCCGGCCGCCGGCCCTTGTTCGTGGTCGTGCTCACGGGGGGCTTCATGTTTGCCTCCGATTTACTCAAGTGCTTCAGCGGCGAATGCGAAATCGTCTTCATCCGGGTGGCCTCGTACGAGGGCACGAACAGCACCGGCCAGGTGCAGGAAATCCTGGGCCTGCGCGAAGACGTGCAGGGCCGCGACCTGATTCTGGTGGAAGACATCGTGGACACCGGCACTACCCTGCACCACCTGCTGCCCGCGCTGCTGGCCAAAAACCCGGCTTCGGTGGAAATCGCCGCCTTGTTTTTTAAGCCCGCTAGCCTGCGCCACGACCTGACGCTGAATTACATTGCCTTAGAAATCCCCAACGATTTCGTGGTAGGGTATGGTCTCGACTACGATGGGCTGGGCCGCAACCTGCCCGAAGTGTACGTGGCCGTGTAGGGCCCCCGGCCGCTGGCCTTTGTTAAGGATTGATTAACTTCCCCCACCAACCCACCCGGCGCGTTTGCGCCCAGCCCCCGTTTCCATGCTGAATATTGTACTGTTCGGCCCGCCCGGTGCGGGCAAAGGCACCCAGAGCCAGAAGCTCATCGCTCACTACCACCTGGTGCACCTAAGTACTGGCGACTTGCTGCGAGCCCAGATTGCCCAGGGCACGGAGCTAGGCCTGCGCGCCAAAAAGCTGATGGACGAAGGCCTGCTGGTGCCCGACGAAGTCGTGATTGGCATGATTGACAGCGCCCTGAACGCCAACAAAGCCGCTGCGGGCTTCATCTTCGACGGCTTCCCGCGCACCGTGCCGCAGGCCGAAAGCCTCGACCGGCTGCTGGCCCAGCACCAGGCCACCATCGGCTGCATGGTGGCCCTGGAAGTAGGGGAGGAGGAGCTGGTGACGCGCCTGCTGGAACGCGGCAAAACCAGCAACCGCCCCGACGACCAGGACGAAACCAAGATCCGGCGCCGCGTAACGGTGTACAACACCGAAACTGCCCAGGTGGCCGGCTACTACGCCGCCCAGCACAAGTTCCACGCCCTCAATGGCATTGGGATTATCGACGACATTTTTGGCCAGGTGTGCGCCGTTATCGACCAGCACCAAGCGGCTGCCAACGAAACCCCGGTCGCGGCCATCAGAGAGGTACAGGCGTAGCAGTAGCAACCATGTTGCGAGTTAGAAGTGATGAGTTATGAGTTTCGGCCCATGCGTCTGAAATTCATAACTCATTTATTATTAGCCCGTCCGGCGATTCGCAACGCATAATTTTTAATTCAAATCCCCATAGCAGTGGCTTCTAATAACTTCATCGACTACGTTAAACTGGTTTGCCGCTCGGGCAAAGGCGGGGCGGGTTCGCACCATTTCTTCCGCGCCAAGGGCTTGCCCAACGGGGGCCCCGACGGCGGCGACGGCGGCCGTGGCGGCCACATCATTCTGGAGGGCAACTCGCAGCTGTGGACCTTGCTGCACTTGCAGTACCAAAAGCACGTGTTTGCCAAAGACGGCGAGGGCGGCGGCGAAAACCTGCGCTCGGGGGCCCAGGGGGCCGACATTGTGCTGCAAGTGCCCCTCGGCACGGTGGCCCGGAGCGCCGAAACCGGTGAGCAACTGCTCGAAATCACGGAGCAGGGCCAGCGCCTGATTCTGGTGCCCGGCGGGCGCGGCGGCCTGGGCAACGACCACTTCAAAACTTCCACCAACCAAGCCCCGGAGTACGCCCAGCCCGGCGAGCCGGCCGTGGAGGCCCTGGTCGTGCTAGAGTTGAAGCTGTTGGCCGACGTGGGCTTGGTGGGCTTCCCCAACGCGGGCAAGAGCACGCTGCTTTCGGTGGTGTCGGCGGCCAAGCCCAAAATTGCCGACTACGCCTTCACCACCCTCGTGCCCAACCTGGGCGTGGTGGCCTACCGCGACTTCAAGTCGTTCGTGATGGCCGACATTCCCGGCATCATCGAGGGCGCGGCTGAGGGCCGGGGGTTGGGCACACGCTTTTTGCGCCACATCGAGCGCAACTCCATGCTGCTCTTTATGATAGCCTGCGACAGCCCCGACATTGCCGCCGAATACCAAGTGCTGCTGGGCGAGCTGCGCCAATTCAACCCCGAGCTGCTCGATAAAACGCGCCTGCTCGCCATCACCAAAACCGACATGCTCGACGAGGAGCTGGAGGCCGAGATGCGCGCCTCGCTACCCGCCGATTTGCCGCCCACGGTGTTCATTTCCAGCCTGATCAACAAGAACATCCAGCCGCTGAAGGACATGATTTGGCAGGCCCTGCACAAAGTATGATTTACGTCAAATTATTCTTGAGGAAAGGATTAGCAATTTAATAGGTTCGATAACGGTTTTCCTGAAAAAATACCTCGTGAAATAAACTAAATTGCCAAGCTTAAAATTGATTTTGCTTTTTCCTTTTCCATGCTTTTTATTTAATTCGAGTAGATTATCCACAAAGTAGGTGAAGAGTGCATCCGGAGCAAAAAAAGCCTCCCAATTTTCCCGGGCCAGGGTAGCTTTTGAGAGCCAGTTTAGCTCTTCACGGGCGAGAACGGCTGGAATGGTATGTACTTGGTTTTCAGGAATAAAGATTGCAAATTCATCCCATTTAGGCCCAGCGGGGCGTACCCAGTTATCGGAGATGATTACCGGTATTCGACCGGCTTGCATGGTTTCGAACAAGCGGCTAGATGACGTTCCTATCCCCTTGGGGCACAAAACAAACTTGCTATTGGTAAGTAATGCTGCATAGCGCAGCTGCAAGTCTTTTGGTTTTTCGGGCGCGTACATGTCTCGCTCTGAAGTCATGATAAGTCCACGCTCGTGCCGCAGCTTCAAAATTTCCTTTCGAGGCTTTGATTGCGGTTTTCCATAAAATGAAAAAAGAAAATCCGGTATTACGGTTAAATCACACGATATGTACGTGTTTATTGTTTCTAGATAAGGTGACGCACGCATCTTGCGGTCATCAAACGTTTGTTTAGGAAAACACGTATACAGCCCGGGCAGGATAAGCCAAGGCAAATCGTGCGGGTTGTACATGAATGTTTTATGGGGATATTTTTTAGCAAGTGGATTATTCTTTAGCTTTTTAAAAAAAGGGTCTGAATGATACCGAGAGTTTTCGATGAACAGAATAATGTCGGCTTCTTCCGCCGTGTTCACCACTGTATGTTTTTTGTATTTATCCAGGGCAGCATTTCTTAAGAATGCACCGAGTGGCTCGGAGTCTTCGTAAGCAGAAGTTATATAAACCTTGGCGGCGCGAATCTGCATTGAACCGGAGCTCATCGTATTTGGGCAAAAATTGGGTGTTGAGTATATACTCCTTGAAAATAATTCACGTGCAATACAAAAGGTTGCTGTTCTGCTTTACTCAGTAACCGGGTAGCCACTGCTTAAAAGTGCGGTGGCCGTAGAGCTAAAATATGTTTCTTGTTCACGGCGAAGCTGGTCTACTAGCCGGTTTTCGGGCAAAATCACGTCGTCGTAGCACAACACTTGGTCGCGGGGAATGTCGCGGCGCAAAGTGCAACCCTCGGCTACGCCAAGGGGGAGCAATTTTTCCTGCCGCACTACATCGGCGTTTTCGGCCAAGCCGTAGGTGTGGTAGTGGCCAATGCCGTCGAGCAGCTGGCCTGCCCGCAACGGGATTTTAGCAGCCGTGACCACTTCTACGCTCATTGGGCCCGCGGGAGCCAGCGTTGCGTCGTGAAAAAGAACCGCCCGTGCCACAGAATTGGGCGTTTCGAAGTGGCAGAGGTGGTAGGGCGTGTGGAAGCAATAAAGCGGGCCCGGGCCAAGCTTGTAGAGCTTGAGGTAGTGCTGCTGCACAGGGTCGTTGATGGTGCCTAGCACGAAAACCCCGGGCCCGGGGGCTGCCCCGACCACATAATCGACTATGCCGGGGCCCCCATTTAAAAGCAAATCGTGCGGGTACCAGTCAGGAGCCTCGGTTACGGGGGTGCCGGGCGCGACGGTGGGACCCAGCATGCCCCGGCGTGCCACCCGCATCCCCAAAGCGTTGGCAATAACGGCCTGCTCGAAGCTGATTTTGCTGCCATCGGCGAAGCTGGTGACCATGCTTGGGTTCTGGCCCCATTGCCGGGCAAACCCTTCCTGAGTGGTGGGGTTGCGGTAGGGGTCGTGCAGTCCCTTAATATTGCCGCACATGACGGGCTTAATGCCCATGCCTTTAACAAACCGGACTAGGTTGAGCGTTACGCCCGGTTGGTCGCCGTCGGCCACAGTATATACCACGCCGGCACGGTCGGCGTACACTTTCAGGATGGGCCCCACGGTGCCGTCCAATTCGGCGTTCAAGAGCACGATGTGCTTGCCGTGGCCAATGGCCTTCAGCACCACGCGTGCGCCATACTCCACGGCCCCGGTTACTTCGATGATGGCGTCGATGCCAGCAGCTTGGCCCAGCAGCAGGGCATCGTCGGTGATGGCGGGCTGGCCCGCCTGGATGCAGGCTTCCAACTCGGCCAGGGTGTTGGCTTCCCGCACCTCGGCCACGCCGGCCTCGGCGTAGGCGTGGCGGGCGTTGGCCAGGGTGCGGTTGGCGATGGCCACAAGCTCCATACCGGGCACGTACCGGCAAATCTGCCGGGCCACGCCCCGGCCCATAAACCCGGCCCCGACCATGCCCACGCGAATGGGGTTGCCGGCTTGATGCCGCCGTTGAAGGGCGCTGTCAATCAAAATCATGCGGTAAAATGAAAAGTGTCCGGCAGGAGGAATTATTTGGTCGGCGCAAGTGGCCAAGCCGGCACAAAGTCGGGGTGCTGGCGGTCTTTCTCGGAAACGAGGACGGGTGCCAGCGGCCAGATGATGCCCAGGCCGGGATCATCCCACCGCAGGCCACGCTCGGCACCCGGCGCGTACTTGGCGGATACCTGGTAGCCCACGTCGGTATCATCGGCAAGTGTGAGAAAGCCGTGGGCGAAGCGGCCCGGCACAAACAACATGCGGAAAGAATCCGCGGTTAGGTCCACGCCAAGCCAGTGCCCGTAAGTAGGCGACTCTTCCCGCAGGTCCACGATGACGTCGTGGATGGCCCCGCGGGTGCAGCGCACCAGTTTGGTTTCCTCGTGGGGCGGCAGTTGGTAGTGCATGCCGCGCAGGGTGCCGCGCCGAGGGTTGGAAGAAACGTTGGCCTGCTGGGGCGGTAGCATAATACCGTGGGCCGCAAATTCATCTTCGCACCAGCTGCGGGCAAAAAAACCGCGTTCGTCAA
This genomic stretch from Hymenobacter sp. PAMC 26628 harbors:
- a CDS encoding NAD(P)H-dependent oxidoreductase; translated protein: MILIDSALQRRHQAGNPIRVGMVGAGFMGRGVARQICRYVPGMELVAIANRTLANARHAYAEAGVAEVREANTLAELEACIQAGQPAITDDALLLGQAAGIDAIIEVTGAVEYGARVVLKAIGHGKHIVLLNAELDGTVGPILKVYADRAGVVYTVADGDQPGVTLNLVRFVKGMGIKPVMCGNIKGLHDPYRNPTTQEGFARQWGQNPSMVTSFADGSKISFEQAVIANALGMRVARRGMLGPTVAPGTPVTEAPDWYPHDLLLNGGPGIVDYVVGAAPGPGVFVLGTINDPVQQHYLKLYKLGPGPLYCFHTPYHLCHFETPNSVARAVLFHDATLAPAGPMSVEVVTAAKIPLRAGQLLDGIGHYHTYGLAENADVVRQEKLLPLGVAEGCTLRRDIPRDQVLCYDDVILPENRLVDQLRREQETYFSSTATALLSSGYPVTE
- the rfbC gene encoding dTDP-4-dehydrorhamnose 3,5-epimerase, with the protein product MIFTETPLAGAFIIDVERRVDERGFFARSWCEDEFAAHGIMLPPQQANVSSNPRRGTLRGMHYQLPPHEETKLVRCTRGAIHDVIVDLREESPTYGHWLGVDLTADSFRMLFVPGRFAHGFLTLADDTDVGYQVSAKYAPGAERGLRWDDPGLGIIWPLAPVLVSEKDRQHPDFVPAWPLAPTK